In a genomic window of Lacrimispora sp. BS-2:
- a CDS encoding nucleobase:cation symporter-2 family protein — protein sequence MKSNSEISMNNIYRLDGRVPLEKAIPFGLQHVLAMFVANLTPIVIVTAAAGLSAGETAMLIQNAMFVAGIATLIQLYPVWKIGAKLPIVMGVSFTFVTILSSVGVKYGYPGILGAILVGGAVEGTLGLFAKYWRKLISPIVSACVVTSIGFSLLTVGARSFGGGYSESFGSSTNLLIGFVTLLSSILFNIFAKSFWKQLSILFGLMVGYILSAIIGIVDLSGLFAGGIISLPRILPFIPEFHLGAILSVVVIFLVSATETIGDTTAMVVSGLDREITEKEISGSLACDGFASSISSLFGCLPVTSFSQNVGLIAMTKVVNRFTIMTGAACMILAGLFPPIGSFFASLPEAVLGGCTIMMFGSIIISGVQMLARAGFSQRNSIISSLSLSVGIGFTLVPEIFHIFPEIIQDVFAENCVAVVFVLALVLNFILPEKMEIEKPAEVME from the coding sequence ATGAAAAGCAACTCAGAAATCAGCATGAACAATATTTACAGGCTGGATGGGCGCGTGCCCTTGGAAAAGGCCATACCATTTGGCCTGCAGCATGTACTGGCTATGTTTGTAGCCAATTTAACCCCGATTGTCATTGTTACGGCAGCGGCCGGACTAAGTGCTGGGGAAACGGCTATGCTCATCCAGAATGCCATGTTTGTAGCTGGAATAGCCACCTTGATTCAGCTGTATCCGGTATGGAAGATCGGGGCGAAGCTTCCTATCGTCATGGGGGTCAGCTTTACGTTTGTTACGATCTTAAGCTCGGTTGGCGTTAAGTACGGATATCCTGGCATATTGGGAGCCATACTTGTTGGAGGTGCAGTTGAAGGAACTTTGGGGCTTTTCGCAAAATATTGGAGAAAACTGATTTCTCCCATTGTTTCAGCGTGCGTGGTAACTTCCATTGGTTTTTCTCTTTTAACTGTTGGTGCCAGGTCCTTTGGCGGTGGTTACAGTGAATCCTTTGGATCATCAACCAACCTTTTGATAGGATTTGTGACACTTCTCAGCAGCATTCTGTTTAATATCTTCGCCAAATCCTTCTGGAAACAGCTTTCCATACTATTTGGCCTGATGGTGGGGTACATACTTTCTGCTATAATTGGTATTGTGGACTTGTCCGGGTTATTTGCCGGAGGGATTATATCCCTGCCCAGGATTTTACCCTTTATTCCGGAATTCCATTTAGGAGCTATTTTATCAGTTGTGGTAATATTCCTGGTTTCTGCAACCGAGACGATCGGAGACACTACGGCTATGGTAGTTTCGGGTCTTGACCGTGAAATAACTGAAAAGGAGATATCCGGTTCTCTTGCCTGTGATGGTTTTGCCAGCAGCATTTCCTCCCTGTTCGGTTGCCTGCCGGTTACTTCTTTCAGTCAGAATGTAGGACTTATAGCAATGACAAAGGTTGTTAACCGCTTTACAATCATGACAGGGGCCGCCTGTATGATATTGGCAGGTTTATTTCCGCCGATCGGTTCCTTTTTTGCATCTCTTCCTGAGGCTGTGCTTGGAGGCTGTACCATTATGATGTTTGGATCTATCATCATAAGCGGAGTGCAGATGCTGGCCAGGGCCGGATTTAGCCAGAGAAATTCCATTATCAGCTCCTTGTCGCTCAGCGTAGGAATCGGATTTACCCTGGTTCCTGAAATCTTTCACATATTCCCGGAAATCATTCAGGATGTATTTGCGGAGAACTGTGTGGCCGTGGTGTTTGTATTGGCATTGGTGTTAAATTTCATACTTCCGGAAAAAATGGAAATTGAAAAACCGGCTGAGGTGATGGAGTAG
- a CDS encoding peptidoglycan binding domain-containing protein: MKDGKSKRGAVEKAIIVIASMVLVYLLISLYFTNHFFTNTVINGVNVSLKSLKDVDQSLQDHIRNYKLQLVERNGEIEELWGKEIGLEYNDKNNISEILRQQDSLKWIILLFRNHEEYTGGVFFYNETALEDKINNLHCINNLRIEPRNVDFKYSGGSYELVEEVYGNIVRKDRLYIAIRSGILMGETTLDLNEKHCYENPQYTLISDKAFETKKLLDKYVTTSVTYSFDNLKEQLDGNMIHKWLSVDDDLDVKLDRPEVKKYVKELGEKYDTVGIARNFKTSTGKIIEVQGGLYGWKIDQKAETEALLENIKNGQILIREPVYAQRALFRSENEIGNTYVEINITKQHLWFYKDGKLIIHGPVVTGNPNTGNSTVTGTNMLNYKQKDAVLSGPGYQAPVTYWMPFYGNIGVHDARWRRSFGGEIYKRNGSHGCVNAPFYLAKIIFEQIGEGTPFISYKE; encoded by the coding sequence ATGAAGGATGGGAAGTCGAAAAGAGGAGCAGTAGAAAAGGCGATTATTGTTATTGCTTCAATGGTGCTGGTTTACTTACTTATTTCCTTATATTTTACGAATCATTTCTTCACTAACACTGTAATTAACGGAGTAAATGTTTCCTTAAAGTCTCTGAAAGATGTAGACCAGAGTTTACAAGATCACATAAGAAACTATAAGCTGCAATTGGTAGAAAGAAATGGGGAAATCGAAGAACTATGGGGGAAGGAGATTGGCCTGGAATACAATGACAAAAACAATATTTCAGAAATTCTCCGCCAGCAAGATTCCCTCAAATGGATCATTTTATTATTTAGAAATCATGAAGAATATACCGGAGGGGTATTTTTTTATAATGAAACAGCTCTGGAAGATAAAATAAATAATTTACATTGCATTAATAACCTCAGAATTGAGCCGCGAAATGTGGATTTTAAGTATTCTGGCGGCTCATATGAACTGGTAGAAGAAGTATATGGGAATATTGTCCGGAAAGACCGATTATACATAGCCATCCGGTCGGGAATTTTGATGGGAGAGACTACCTTGGATTTGAATGAAAAACATTGTTACGAAAATCCCCAATACACTTTAATTTCTGACAAAGCGTTTGAAACCAAGAAACTCCTGGATAAGTACGTAACTACCAGTGTTACCTATAGCTTCGACAACTTAAAAGAACAATTAGACGGAAATATGATACACAAATGGCTCAGCGTAGATGATGATCTGGATGTGAAGTTAGACCGGCCCGAGGTAAAGAAATATGTGAAAGAATTAGGGGAAAAATATGATACGGTCGGAATTGCAAGAAATTTTAAGACCTCCACAGGGAAAATTATAGAGGTACAGGGCGGGCTTTATGGCTGGAAAATTGATCAGAAGGCTGAAACGGAAGCACTGCTGGAAAACATAAAAAATGGTCAGATACTTATCCGGGAACCAGTATATGCACAAAGGGCATTGTTCAGGTCTGAAAATGAAATAGGCAATACCTATGTGGAAATCAATATAACCAAACAGCATTTATGGTTTTATAAAGATGGAAAATTGATCATCCATGGTCCTGTGGTAACCGGAAATCCCAATACTGGAAATTCAACTGTGACCGGGACCAATATGCTTAATTATAAACAAAAAGATGCGGTCTTATCAGGCCCCGGTTATCAGGCCCCGGTGACATACTGGATGCCCTTTTATGGGAATATAGGGGTTCATGACGCCAGGTGGAGGCGTTCCTTCGGAGGTGAGATCTATAAAAGGAATGGAAGCCATGGCTGCGTAAATGCCCCATTTTATTTGGCAAAAATAATTTTTGAGCAAATCGGTGAAGGAACTCCGTTTATCAGCTATAAAGAGTAG
- a CDS encoding MerR family transcriptional regulator, with product MLKIGDFSKLSRISIRMLRHYDDIGLLVPKTTDSFTGYRYYGEDQLPVAGRISSLKDMGFGLATIGEILKNYDNPQALADFLAVKQAEVFAEAEETGRRLLLLDTAIKRLRKDDTAMNYNVTLKNLPERYVASVRQVIPAYDQEGILWNLMMTETAPQQLQPADNCCSLAIFHDEGYKDSDMDVEIQFTVKGSYQDTEHVVFKTMPVVEIASATYKGSYDQLTAVNRAVANWVNDNGYEFNGAMFCIYHVSPAQTRNPDELVTEVCYPVKKK from the coding sequence ATGCTGAAAATAGGTGATTTTTCAAAACTGTCAAGGATCAGTATACGGATGCTGCGGCATTACGATGATATCGGCCTGCTAGTGCCGAAAACCACAGATAGCTTTACCGGCTACCGTTACTATGGGGAGGATCAGCTGCCGGTTGCAGGCAGAATCAGCTCCCTGAAGGATATGGGATTTGGCCTCGCCACAATTGGAGAAATCCTGAAGAATTACGATAATCCCCAGGCACTGGCTGATTTTCTGGCCGTAAAGCAGGCTGAGGTTTTTGCGGAAGCCGAAGAAACAGGCCGGCGTTTGCTGCTCCTTGACACAGCCATCAAACGGCTGAGAAAGGATGATACTGCTATGAATTATAATGTTACATTAAAGAATCTGCCAGAGCGCTATGTTGCCAGTGTACGACAGGTGATTCCCGCCTACGATCAGGAAGGAATCTTGTGGAACCTAATGATGACAGAAACAGCTCCACAGCAGCTGCAGCCCGCCGACAATTGCTGCAGCCTTGCAATCTTCCATGACGAGGGGTATAAAGACAGCGACATGGATGTGGAAATCCAATTCACAGTAAAAGGAAGCTATCAGGACACAGAACACGTTGTATTTAAAACAATGCCTGTGGTGGAAATTGCCTCGGCAACTTACAAAGGCAGCTACGATCAGCTCACCGCTGTGAATCGTGCGGTGGCAAATTGGGTAAATGATAATGGCTATGAATTTAACGGAGCTATGTTCTGCATCTATCATGTCAGCCCGGCTCAAACCCGGAACCCTGACGAACTAGTGACCGAGGTTTGCTATCCTGTTAAAAAGAAATAA
- a CDS encoding sensor domain-containing diguanylate cyclase codes for MNGEPFLDRIPCGILKLRTDENFTILYSNQAVKTLFQSPVSLKDMVCESEYAELLTEIRSQLTGQAASFELEFKAKIQKSCIWCSLQLNYIPEEEILYCAISDITCMKKFQEHLRIREEQYRLASQHSGSLVSIYDIPSRTLSPSPEFSRTFPFPYTLPLSPEFLIENGIVHRESVIDFLDFYNNMEKGIPEGKCITRLKTGTGDYHWFSTHYSLVCTEEQKPLRGIISYQDITDQYEKELAYQKWMEYMREQKRDCIGYYEYNLKFDLFEEIIGEMTQTMPEYVSNSFSSIMTYIAENQIFEEDREMFLKFFNKNQLLYHFYRGNRSLRLEHRRLRPDGSVYWGLGMVQIVSDPYTDTIKAFILIKDIDASKREALTLQELSKQDSLTGLLNRATAIHAIRNTLKNSQGHHILIMLDIDRFKQLNDNYGHQFGDKALHRAASRLKSALRRDDIFGRLGGDEFIILLKDVAYSMDLYARLENLCSLIGSALEPEAHISGSLGTAAYPEDGTVFEELYEKADIALYHAKKHGRSQYAVYEPGMSMTNL; via the coding sequence ATGAACGGAGAACCTTTTTTAGATCGCATTCCTTGCGGCATACTGAAGCTTAGAACCGACGAAAACTTTACCATTCTTTACTCCAATCAGGCTGTTAAAACATTGTTTCAATCGCCTGTTTCTCTTAAGGACATGGTATGTGAATCAGAATATGCAGAGCTTCTGACGGAAATACGCAGCCAGCTGACAGGCCAGGCAGCCAGCTTTGAGTTGGAATTCAAAGCAAAAATACAAAAAAGCTGCATCTGGTGTTCCTTACAACTGAATTATATCCCTGAGGAGGAAATATTGTACTGTGCGATCTCCGATATCACATGTATGAAAAAGTTCCAGGAACACTTACGGATCCGTGAAGAACAATACCGGCTGGCAAGTCAGCATTCCGGATCCCTTGTAAGCATATATGACATTCCTTCCAGAACCCTTTCCCCCTCGCCTGAATTTTCCAGAACTTTCCCCTTCCCCTACACCCTGCCGCTCTCTCCTGAATTCCTTATTGAAAATGGAATTGTACACAGAGAAAGTGTAATAGACTTTCTGGATTTTTATAATAATATGGAAAAGGGGATACCCGAGGGAAAATGCATTACACGGCTTAAAACAGGTACAGGTGATTATCACTGGTTTTCCACTCATTACTCACTGGTGTGCACTGAGGAGCAAAAGCCTCTCAGGGGAATCATATCCTACCAGGATATTACAGATCAGTATGAAAAAGAGCTGGCTTATCAAAAGTGGATGGAATACATGCGCGAGCAGAAAAGGGACTGCATCGGCTATTATGAATATAATTTAAAATTCGACTTATTTGAAGAAATCATTGGGGAAATGACACAGACCATGCCGGAATATGTCTCCAATTCCTTTTCCAGCATTATGACCTACATTGCAGAGAATCAAATTTTTGAGGAAGACCGGGAGATGTTTCTCAAATTCTTTAATAAAAATCAATTGCTCTACCACTTCTATCGGGGAAACCGGTCTTTACGGCTGGAGCACCGTCGTTTACGGCCCGACGGTAGCGTGTACTGGGGGCTGGGAATGGTGCAGATTGTTTCCGATCCCTATACCGATACGATTAAGGCATTTATCCTGATTAAGGATATTGACGCCTCCAAACGGGAAGCCCTGACGCTTCAGGAGCTTTCCAAACAGGATTCTCTGACCGGATTGCTAAACAGGGCAACTGCCATACATGCAATACGCAACACATTAAAAAACAGCCAGGGGCATCACATCCTTATTATGCTGGATATTGACCGCTTCAAGCAGCTTAATGATAATTACGGCCATCAGTTTGGGGATAAGGCCCTCCACCGGGCCGCCTCAAGGCTTAAATCGGCTTTAAGGCGTGATGACATCTTTGGACGGCTGGGAGGCGACGAATTTATCATATTATTAAAAGATGTGGCTTACAGCATGGATTTGTACGCACGGCTGGAAAATTTATGCAGCCTAATAGGCAGCGCTCTGGAACCGGAAGCGCATATTTCAGGCAGTCTGGGAACAGCGGCTTATCCGGAAGATGGGACCGTATTTGAGGAATTATATGAAAAGGCCGACATTGCTCTTTATCATGCAAAGAAACACGGCCGCAGCCAATATGCGGTTTACGAACCTGGCATGAGCATGACAAATTTATAA
- a CDS encoding FAD-dependent oxidoreductase, protein MGGPQDLESEIEGRKQAHAIVVFMRKYIPGFENAVIVTTGPHIGIRESRKINGAYRLTASNLLQNKMFEDAIARIQICAAIRVTPILMAISEGAGAAAAIAAKQGIGIAAIGAAQLQNFFKGSWRFS, encoded by the coding sequence ATGGGAGGACCGCAGGATCTGGAATCGGAGATAGAAGGCAGAAAACAGGCACATGCCATTGTTGTTTTTATGAGAAAATACATCCCTGGATTTGAAAATGCGGTTATTGTTACCACAGGGCCGCATATCGGGATTCGGGAAAGCCGTAAGATAAACGGTGCTTATCGATTGACTGCATCCAATTTATTGCAGAACAAAATGTTTGAAGATGCCATTGCCCGTATACAAATCTGTGCTGCGATCCGCGTAACGCCCATACTGATGGCAATCAGTGAAGGGGCAGGTGCTGCTGCAGCGATTGCGGCAAAACAGGGAATTGGTATTGCCGCAATCGGCGCAGCACAGCTTCAGAATTTTTTTAAAGGATCATGGCGCTTTTCTTGA
- a CDS encoding 6-phosphofructokinase — MKKNAIVGQSGGPTAVINASLYGVIKEGMAHEEIGRVYGMINGIEGFMSGNYMDLTGDLTEEELELLKLTPAAYLGSCRYKLPDDLSSPFYPALFEKFRAMDIGYFFYIGGNDSMDTVSKLSRYADHHGSTIRFIGIPKTIDNDLILTDHTPGYGSAAKYVADTVREIVLDASVYQQKSVTIIELMGRHAGWLTAASALARKYEGDNPLLIYLPETDFNFEQFALDVKAALNKHNSVIICISEGLSDAQGKFICEYADEVRLDTFGHKMLTGSGKMLENFVRDRFGVKVRSIELNVSQRCSGMLASATDIEESVQAGSEGVKTALKGITGRMIAFCRTGNSPYSMECITVDVNEVCNQEKRFPAQWICGNGTDITPDFLEYAIPLIQGEPQRKMESGRPVYLYRK; from the coding sequence ATGAAGAAAAATGCAATCGTAGGACAATCCGGCGGACCGACCGCTGTGATCAATGCAAGCCTTTACGGCGTCATCAAAGAAGGAATGGCTCATGAAGAAATCGGCCGGGTTTACGGGATGATCAATGGCATAGAAGGCTTCATGTCTGGTAATTATATGGATTTAACAGGTGACTTGACAGAAGAAGAACTGGAGCTTCTTAAATTAACACCTGCGGCTTATTTAGGCTCCTGCCGCTACAAACTCCCTGACGATCTGTCTTCTCCCTTTTATCCGGCTCTGTTCGAAAAATTCCGGGCTATGGATATCGGATATTTCTTTTATATCGGCGGTAATGATTCCATGGATACAGTAAGCAAGCTTTCCCGCTACGCAGACCATCATGGAAGCACCATCCGTTTCATTGGAATTCCCAAAACCATTGACAACGATTTGATTTTAACAGATCATACTCCCGGATACGGCAGTGCTGCCAAATATGTGGCCGATACCGTCCGTGAAATCGTTCTGGACGCTTCTGTCTATCAGCAAAAATCCGTCACCATCATCGAGTTGATGGGCCGCCATGCAGGCTGGCTCACCGCTGCCAGTGCGCTGGCCAGAAAATATGAGGGCGATAATCCCCTGCTTATCTACCTTCCAGAAACGGATTTTAATTTTGAACAGTTCGCATTAGATGTCAAAGCAGCCCTTAATAAACATAACTCCGTTATTATCTGTATCTCAGAAGGACTCTCCGATGCCCAGGGCAAATTCATATGTGAATATGCGGATGAAGTCCGTTTGGACACCTTTGGTCATAAAATGCTGACCGGAAGCGGTAAAATGCTGGAGAACTTTGTGCGTGACCGTTTCGGTGTAAAGGTCCGCTCCATTGAATTGAATGTAAGCCAGCGCTGCAGCGGCATGCTTGCTTCTGCAACCGACATAGAAGAATCCGTTCAGGCAGGCTCCGAAGGGGTGAAAACTGCTTTAAAAGGCATTACAGGCAGAATGATCGCCTTTTGCCGCACAGGAAATTCCCCCTATTCCATGGAATGCATCACCGTTGATGTCAATGAAGTGTGCAATCAGGAAAAGCGGTTCCCTGCCCAATGGATCTGCGGCAATGGCACAGATATCACCCCGGATTTTCTGGAATACGCCATACCGCTGATCCAGGGTGAGCCTCAAAGAAAGATGGAAAGCGGCAGACCCGTGTACCTTTACCGTAAATGA
- a CDS encoding exosporium glycoprotein BclB-related protein, translating into MTTVLGGLLNTSSAVGFGSNLPGISAASGTINLQGLTNLAFSVPRSGIITSLAGYLSISAGLSLIGSTVTVSAQLFQSTTPNNIFVEVPGAVVTLAPPLSGLISIGNISSGVTTGLNIPVTIGTRLLLVFSADVTAGLDLVATVAGYASAGLAIS; encoded by the coding sequence TTGACCACAGTACTTGGAGGATTGCTTAATACCTCCAGTGCAGTTGGATTCGGGAGCAACCTTCCCGGTATCTCAGCTGCCAGCGGAACAATCAATCTGCAGGGCCTGACAAACTTGGCGTTCTCCGTGCCCAGGTCTGGGATTATTACCTCCTTGGCCGGTTATTTGAGCATTAGCGCTGGGCTCAGCCTGATTGGCTCGACCGTAACAGTCTCCGCTCAGTTGTTCCAATCAACCACACCTAACAACATCTTCGTTGAGGTGCCGGGCGCAGTGGTTACGCTAGCGCCACCACTTTCGGGATTAATTTCTATTGGTAATATCAGCAGCGGTGTCACCACCGGGCTGAACATTCCTGTTACCATAGGAACAAGGTTGCTTTTGGTATTCTCCGCAGACGTCACGGCTGGTCTTGATTTAGTAGCCACCGTCGCAGGATATGCCAGTGCTGGCCTTGCTATTTCCTAA
- a CDS encoding ArsA-related P-loop ATPase: MRALLNTDHVTVRTETLNAAHIPTLNNIIGQLAAGGKRVIFTAGKGGVGKTTVAAAIALGLAKPGKKVHLTATDPAAHLKFVLDENCGISMSHIDEVKELKKYQSEVLRKARASDISDEDIAYVEEDFRSPCTQEIAIFSAFGKIVEKADNQVVVIDTAPTGHTLHLLESTQSYNHEIQRTKGEIPDSVKKLLPRLKSDKTKVLIVTLPEAPPVYEALRLEDDLKRAGISTQW; encoded by the coding sequence GTGCGTGCCTTGCTGAATACCGACCATGTGACTGTACGGACGGAAACACTGAACGCTGCCCACATCCCTACGCTGAATAATATAATAGGCCAACTGGCGGCAGGCGGTAAACGTGTTATTTTCACCGCGGGTAAGGGAGGCGTAGGAAAAACTACTGTCGCCGCTGCTATCGCGTTGGGCCTCGCAAAACCCGGAAAAAAAGTTCATCTTACTGCCACTGACCCCGCCGCGCATCTGAAATTTGTATTGGATGAAAACTGCGGCATTTCTATGAGCCACATCGACGAGGTCAAAGAACTAAAAAAGTACCAGTCTGAAGTGCTCCGCAAAGCCCGGGCGTCTGATATAAGCGACGAGGATATTGCCTATGTTGAGGAAGATTTCCGTTCTCCCTGTACACAGGAAATTGCCATATTTAGTGCCTTTGGGAAAATAGTAGAAAAAGCCGACAATCAGGTAGTGGTAATTGACACTGCGCCTACCGGCCACACTCTGCATTTGCTGGAATCCACACAAAGTTACAATCATGAAATTCAGCGAACAAAAGGTGAAATTCCTGACTCAGTAAAAAAACTCCTGCCACGGCTAAAATCCGATAAAACCAAAGTTCTTATTGTGACTCTGCCCGAAGCACCCCCTGTTTATGAAGCATTACGTTTGGAGGATGATTTGAAGCGGGCAGGTATATCCACTCAATGGTGA
- a CDS encoding ArsA-related P-loop ATPase, which produces MLLISTDPASNLQDVFSIALANKGTQISDVPKLVVANQDPIQTAPEYRESVTFNEFSSFITAGKVQQEYDHIIFDTAPTGHTLRMLQLPSAWSNFISESTHSASCLGQLSGPESKKEIYKQAGETLANGDLTILILVTRPESAPFKEAARASGELSSLGVHNQCWLSMVY; this is translated from the coding sequence GTGCTGCTAATCAGTACCGACCCAGCCTCTAATTTGCAGGACGTTTTTTCAATAGCGTTAGCAAACAAGGGGACACAGATTTCTGACGTGCCTAAATTGGTTGTGGCTAACCAGGATCCAATTCAAACCGCCCCTGAATATCGTGAAAGCGTCACATTCAATGAATTTTCCAGCTTTATCACAGCCGGCAAGGTGCAACAGGAATATGACCATATCATTTTTGACACTGCACCCACTGGTCACACTCTGCGTATGCTCCAGCTTCCATCCGCATGGAGTAACTTTATCAGCGAAAGCACTCACAGTGCGTCCTGTTTGGGCCAGCTTTCCGGTCCGGAAAGCAAAAAAGAGATTTACAAACAGGCTGGGGAAACTCTGGCAAATGGGGACCTGACCATATTAATCCTTGTAACGCGCCCCGAATCAGCACCGTTTAAAGAAGCGGCTAGGGCTTCCGGTGAACTTTCCTCACTGGGCGTTCACAATCAATGCTGGTTATCAATGGTGTACTAA
- a CDS encoding arsenic metallochaperone ArsD family protein, which translates to MSQPAFVDSYPLQSSSSNLLRLEKPDFMASSNTKDIRQNIIIDKGPDSLPVAVMDGKIVLAGRYPINTEFTEWLDLPASLLGKPAEKAQGNDGCC; encoded by the coding sequence ATGAGCCAGCCGGCCTTTGTGGATTCCTATCCGCTCCAATCCTCCTCATCCAATCTGCTGCGCCTTGAAAAACCAGATTTTATGGCTAGCAGCAACACAAAAGATATTCGTCAAAATATCATCATCGACAAGGGACCGGACAGCTTGCCCGTTGCTGTGATGGATGGAAAAATCGTTCTAGCTGGCAGGTACCCCATCAATACGGAATTTACGGAATGGCTGGATCTGCCCGCCAGTCTGCTGGGGAAGCCAGCGGAAAAGGCGCAAGGAAATGATGGGTGCTGCTAA
- a CDS encoding DUF4489 domain-containing protein has translation MNASEYDGRCEDIETCYDCEHKCSEHKCVCKFERIPKPLKPNRTRLKCGVSSGSVTLPVATLPGVTFTLATVNVETKGMKHPCIQLEFASNIITTAASLILNFQIFKQCRNQLAPIPIGRTWTFLSLDEVTDGNNFSFSICDCDLTCDECCIYSVIATQADVSLGIATINNSSLTAVIVDAACEY, from the coding sequence ATGAATGCCAGTGAATACGATGGTAGATGCGAAGATATAGAAACATGTTATGATTGTGAGCATAAATGCAGTGAGCATAAATGCGTTTGTAAATTTGAAAGAATACCAAAACCTCTAAAACCTAATAGAACACGCCTGAAATGTGGTGTGTCGTCAGGATCTGTAACACTTCCTGTTGCGACTCTTCCCGGAGTTACATTTACATTAGCTACTGTAAATGTAGAAACAAAAGGTATGAAACATCCATGTATTCAATTAGAATTTGCAAGTAATATCATTACTACTGCTGCATCTCTAATTCTTAATTTCCAGATTTTTAAACAATGCAGAAATCAATTGGCACCTATTCCTATTGGACGAACTTGGACATTTTTATCACTTGATGAAGTTACGGATGGTAATAACTTCTCATTCTCTATATGTGATTGTGATCTGACCTGTGATGAATGCTGCATCTATAGTGTTATAGCTACTCAAGCTGACGTTTCTTTAGGTATAGCAACTATTAACAATTCATCTCTTACTGCTGTTATTGTTGATGCTGCGTGTGAATACTAA
- a CDS encoding CPC_1213 family protein: MSNDNSKKSTKNHKKEDGTFRSKHIKHNPQAESARAVFGLKADNSKDKES, from the coding sequence ATGAGCAACGATAATTCAAAAAAAAGTACAAAAAATCATAAAAAAGAAGATGGTACTTTTCGTTCAAAGCATATTAAGCATAATCCGCAGGCAGAAAGCGCTCGAGCTGTATTCGGGTTAAAGGCAGATAATTCGAAAGATAAAGAATCATAG
- a CDS encoding cold shock domain-containing protein → MSNYTGVVKWFDNERGYGFISTNEGQDVFVHHSQVKEKTHNKDLHEGQSVNFDVKQDDKGLSAFNVHKN, encoded by the coding sequence ATGTCTAATTATACTGGTGTAGTTAAATGGTTTGATAACGAAAGAGGTTATGGCTTTATCTCAACAAACGAAGGTCAGGATGTTTTTGTACATCATTCACAAGTCAAAGAAAAAACTCATAATAAAGATTTGCATGAGGGCCAGTCTGTTAATTTTGACGTTAAGCAAGATGATAAAGGATTAAGTGCTTTTAACGTCCATAAAAATTAA
- a CDS encoding heavy metal transporter — MNKIHYDISGIQNSEIKTQLKNALDKIEGITMVNVDAARGSIEVGYNQSTDENTIKSCIENVGCNIKSQSSDF, encoded by the coding sequence ATGAACAAAATTCATTATGATATATCAGGCATACAGAATTCAGAGATTAAGACTCAGCTTAAAAATGCATTAGACAAAATAGAAGGAATTACTATGGTCAATGTTGATGCAGCAAGAGGTTCCATTGAAGTCGGATACAATCAGTCAACGGACGAAAATACAATTAAATCTTGTATCGAAAATGTTGGCTGCAATATAAAGAGCCAATCCAGCGACTTCTAA
- a CDS encoding thymidine kinase, with amino-acid sequence MAKLFFRYGAMGSSKTANALMTRYNFMEKGKNVLLIKPDAETRDEKTKIRSRIGLEANCILWSEFKGYDYNSIKELDTIIVDEVQFLSENDIEHLSNVVDEYDISVFCYGLRTDFTSHLFPGSKRLMELADEIEELKTVCWCGNSANMNARIDKDGNIVRKGQQILMGANDKYISLCRKHYKEGKIKQ; translated from the coding sequence ATGGCTAAATTATTTTTTAGATATGGCGCAATGGGAAGCTCTAAAACGGCTAATGCACTCATGACCAGATATAATTTCATGGAAAAGGGAAAAAACGTTTTATTAATAAAGCCTGATGCAGAAACCAGAGATGAAAAAACGAAAATCAGATCAAGGATCGGGCTGGAAGCAAATTGCATTTTATGGTCTGAGTTCAAGGGTTACGATTATAATTCAATCAAGGAATTGGATACAATCATTGTAGATGAAGTACAATTTCTTTCAGAAAATGATATTGAACATCTTTCTAATGTGGTTGATGAATACGATATTTCAGTTTTCTGTTACGGCCTTAGAACGGACTTTACATCCCATCTTTTTCCAGGCTCCAAACGCTTGATGGAACTGGCAGATGAAATTGAGGAATTAAAAACAGTCTGCTGGTGCGGTAACAGTGCCAATATGAATGCAAGAATTGATAAAGATGGGAACATAGTCAGAAAAGGGCAGCAAATATTAATGGGGGCAAATGATAAATACATTTCATTGTGCCGTAAACACTATAAAGAAGGTAAAATCAAACAATAG